From a single Arachis hypogaea cultivar Tifrunner chromosome 3, arahy.Tifrunner.gnm2.J5K5, whole genome shotgun sequence genomic region:
- the LOC112789313 gene encoding disease resistance protein RPP13-like isoform X2, which produces MINVLLKTSEGKTKNGIDKEALRQIRDAAHEAEDVIDTFVVNVAMHKRRTKLGRMLHGFEHAKLLRDVAEKIDSIEATINKIRDNKIKLTDVVPQESESSTSTREEEERILLMHKKRRIVEEHGIVGFVGESKAVIQLLKEESSQSNVVSIIGMGGLGKTTLARKVYNTDEVMSYFHCRAWVYVSNDCRVMELLIGLIKSLMPDEMKRIDLFSLSVDELKLKVQDFLSMKRYLIVLDDLWNTRDWDEIQDVFPNDNNGSKILITSRLKEVASHTSPYPPYYLQFLGDVESWELFSRRVFRGEECPSDIEQLGKQMVKSCGGLPLSIVVLAGLLAKKGKSHKEWSKVEGHVNWFLTQEDKTQVKDIVLKLSYDNLPTKLKPCFLYFGIYPEDFEIRVRPLLQKWVAEGFIQQTGTRNAEDVAEDYLYELIDRSLVQASRVDFNGDVKACRIHDLLRDLCISEGKEHKIFEVCSDVNTLDRSKPRRLSIQCPMHRYASSSNDDHSCVRSLFHFGPRGYCDFTPGEQKWLFKSFKLVRVLDLGYNYFSKVPSNLGLFIHLRYLRIYIMTAISPQHIADSICKLENLQTLDIGGVPIPIVFPKGVWNLKQLRHLNTAGWVLLEDHYGSKAHDQVMLNLQTISFIAFTEQIADMLKKGRFPNLRKLGLNILPFLRDDMHEMLSSLQQLTHLNKLRLFFDRERQIGCKPIDLSQSLQHLSNLSTLKVDEAFNLATFDIAFPPCITKLTLTGISIRNDDGMNAIVSHSSRFLRWRS; this is translated from the exons ATGATAAACGTGCTCCTCAAAACATCTGAAGGCAAAACCAAGAACGGAatagacaaagaagctcttcgcCAGATCAGAGATGCCGCTCATGAGGCTGAGGATGTCATCGACACCTTTGTTGTCAACGTGGCTATGCACAAGCGTCGAACCAAGCTGGGGAGGATGCTCCATGGTTTTGAACATGCAAAGTTGCTCCGGGATGTGGCTGAGAAAATAGACAGCATCGAAGCCACTATCAATAAAATAAGAGACAACAAGATCAAGCTCACCGATGTCGTCCCACAAGAAAGTGAATCATCGACGTCAACAAGAGAAGAGGAGGAGAGGATTCTGTTGATGCACAAGAAGAGAAGAATTGTGGAAGAACATGGTATAGTTGGTTTTGTTGGTGAATCGAAGGCAGTGATCCAGCTGCTTAAGGAAGAGAGTTCCCAAAGCAACGTTGTGTCCATCATCGGTATGGGTGGGTTGGGCAAAACCACCCTTGCTCGAAAGGTCTATAACACGGATGAGGTGATGTCATATTTCCATTGTCGTGCATGGGTTTATGTTTCAAATGATTGCAGAGTTATGGAGCTTTTGATTGGCCTTATCAAGTCTTTGATGCCTGATGAGATGAAGCGAATTGACCTCTTTAGCTTGAGTGTGGATGAACTAAAGCTCAAGGTGCAAGATTTCTTGTCCATGAAAAGGTATCTGATAGTCCTTGATGACCTCTGGAATACTCGAGATTGGGATGAGATACAAGATGTTTTTCCAAACGACAATAACGGTAGTAAAATACTCATTACTAGCCGTTTGAAAGAGGTGGCATCCCATACGAGTCCATATCCTCCTTATTACCTTCAGTTCCTCGGTGATGTTGAAAGTTGGGAACTCTTTTCCAGGAGAGTGTTTCGAGGAGAAGAGTGTCCTTCTGATATAGAGCAACTTGGAAAACAGATGGTCAAAAGTTGTGGCGGTTTGCCACTCTCCATTGTTGTTTTGGCAGGGTTACTTGCAAAGAAGGGGAAGTCACACAAGGAATGGTCCAAAGTTGAGGGACATGTTAACTGGTTTCTTACTCAAGAAGATAAGACCCAAGTCAAGGACATTGTACTCAAACTCAGCTACGACAACTTGCCTACAAAACTAAAGCCGTGCTTTCTGTATTTCGGGATCTACCCTGAAGATTTTGAGATACGTGTAAGGCCATTGCTGCAAAAATGGGTTGCTGAGGGATTTATTCAACAAACTGGGACCAGAAATGCAGAGGATGTTGCTGAAGACTACTTGTATGAGCTCATTGATCGTAGCTTGGTTCAAGCATCGCGAGTGGACTTTAATGGAGATGTGAAGGCATGTCGCATCCATGATCTTCTTCGAGATCTTTGCATCTCTGAGGGCAAAGAGCACAAGATTTTTGAAGTTTGCTCAGATGTTAACACTTTGGATAGATCAAAACCACGCAGGCTCTCTATCCAATGCCCCATGCATCGCTATGCTTCTTCAAGCAATGATGACCATTCATGTGTCCGCTCTTTGTTTCACTTTGGCCCAAGAGGGTATTGTGATTTTACCCCCGGTGAGCAGAAATGGCTCTTCAAATCGTTCAAACTGGTTCGGGTATTAGATCTTGGGTACAACTATTTCAGCAAAGTCCCTTCCAACTTGGGCTTATTTATCCATTTAAGGTATCTAAGAATATACATAATGACAGCAATAAGTCCTCAACACATTGCAGATTCTATATGTAAACTTGAAAACTTACAAACTTTGGACATAGGTGGGGTGCCGATTCCAATAGTATTTCCTAAGGGAGTATGGAACCTTAAACAACTTAGGCATTTGAATACAGCAGGATGGGTCCTCCTAGAAGACCACTATGGTTCAAAAGCACATGATCAAGTTATGTTGAATCTTCAAACCATCTCTTTCATTGCATTCACTGAACAGATTGCAGACATGTTAAAGAAAGGAAGGTTTCCCAATCTACGAAAGTTGGGTTTGAACATCTTGCCGTTCCTCAGAGACGACATGCATGAGATGTTATCAAGCCTACAACAATTAACTCATCTGAACAAGTTACGACTCTTCTTTGACAGGGAACGGCAGATCGGTTGCAAGCCAATTGATTTGTCACAGAGCCTGCAGCACTTGTCGAATCTGAGCACTTTAAAAGTTGATGAAGCTTTTAACCTTGCAACGTTTGATATTGCATTTCCACCATGCATTACAAAATTAACGTTGACAGGCATTAGCATCAGGAATGATGATGGGATGAATGCCATTG TTTCCCACAGCTCCAGGTTTTTGAGATGGAGAAGCTGA
- the LOC112789313 gene encoding disease resistance protein RPP13-like isoform X1 has protein sequence MINVLLKTSEGKTKNGIDKEALRQIRDAAHEAEDVIDTFVVNVAMHKRRTKLGRMLHGFEHAKLLRDVAEKIDSIEATINKIRDNKIKLTDVVPQESESSTSTREEEERILLMHKKRRIVEEHGIVGFVGESKAVIQLLKEESSQSNVVSIIGMGGLGKTTLARKVYNTDEVMSYFHCRAWVYVSNDCRVMELLIGLIKSLMPDEMKRIDLFSLSVDELKLKVQDFLSMKRYLIVLDDLWNTRDWDEIQDVFPNDNNGSKILITSRLKEVASHTSPYPPYYLQFLGDVESWELFSRRVFRGEECPSDIEQLGKQMVKSCGGLPLSIVVLAGLLAKKGKSHKEWSKVEGHVNWFLTQEDKTQVKDIVLKLSYDNLPTKLKPCFLYFGIYPEDFEIRVRPLLQKWVAEGFIQQTGTRNAEDVAEDYLYELIDRSLVQASRVDFNGDVKACRIHDLLRDLCISEGKEHKIFEVCSDVNTLDRSKPRRLSIQCPMHRYASSSNDDHSCVRSLFHFGPRGYCDFTPGEQKWLFKSFKLVRVLDLGYNYFSKVPSNLGLFIHLRYLRIYIMTAISPQHIADSICKLENLQTLDIGGVPIPIVFPKGVWNLKQLRHLNTAGWVLLEDHYGSKAHDQVMLNLQTISFIAFTEQIADMLKKGRFPNLRKLGLNILPFLRDDMHEMLSSLQQLTHLNKLRLFFDRERQIGCKPIDLSQSLQHLSNLSTLKVDEAFNLATFDIAFPPCITKLTLTGISIRNDDGMNAIGNLTTLRLLRLYGTGKFDDSFEINCTANSFPQLQVFEMEKLNVDNWKLGNGAMPCLQTLLIKCCERLDDLPDELWSLTSLRQVKVVEPSQALSLAVANLEMKDGCELIITEGYQYRFRV, from the coding sequence ATGATAAACGTGCTCCTCAAAACATCTGAAGGCAAAACCAAGAACGGAatagacaaagaagctcttcgcCAGATCAGAGATGCCGCTCATGAGGCTGAGGATGTCATCGACACCTTTGTTGTCAACGTGGCTATGCACAAGCGTCGAACCAAGCTGGGGAGGATGCTCCATGGTTTTGAACATGCAAAGTTGCTCCGGGATGTGGCTGAGAAAATAGACAGCATCGAAGCCACTATCAATAAAATAAGAGACAACAAGATCAAGCTCACCGATGTCGTCCCACAAGAAAGTGAATCATCGACGTCAACAAGAGAAGAGGAGGAGAGGATTCTGTTGATGCACAAGAAGAGAAGAATTGTGGAAGAACATGGTATAGTTGGTTTTGTTGGTGAATCGAAGGCAGTGATCCAGCTGCTTAAGGAAGAGAGTTCCCAAAGCAACGTTGTGTCCATCATCGGTATGGGTGGGTTGGGCAAAACCACCCTTGCTCGAAAGGTCTATAACACGGATGAGGTGATGTCATATTTCCATTGTCGTGCATGGGTTTATGTTTCAAATGATTGCAGAGTTATGGAGCTTTTGATTGGCCTTATCAAGTCTTTGATGCCTGATGAGATGAAGCGAATTGACCTCTTTAGCTTGAGTGTGGATGAACTAAAGCTCAAGGTGCAAGATTTCTTGTCCATGAAAAGGTATCTGATAGTCCTTGATGACCTCTGGAATACTCGAGATTGGGATGAGATACAAGATGTTTTTCCAAACGACAATAACGGTAGTAAAATACTCATTACTAGCCGTTTGAAAGAGGTGGCATCCCATACGAGTCCATATCCTCCTTATTACCTTCAGTTCCTCGGTGATGTTGAAAGTTGGGAACTCTTTTCCAGGAGAGTGTTTCGAGGAGAAGAGTGTCCTTCTGATATAGAGCAACTTGGAAAACAGATGGTCAAAAGTTGTGGCGGTTTGCCACTCTCCATTGTTGTTTTGGCAGGGTTACTTGCAAAGAAGGGGAAGTCACACAAGGAATGGTCCAAAGTTGAGGGACATGTTAACTGGTTTCTTACTCAAGAAGATAAGACCCAAGTCAAGGACATTGTACTCAAACTCAGCTACGACAACTTGCCTACAAAACTAAAGCCGTGCTTTCTGTATTTCGGGATCTACCCTGAAGATTTTGAGATACGTGTAAGGCCATTGCTGCAAAAATGGGTTGCTGAGGGATTTATTCAACAAACTGGGACCAGAAATGCAGAGGATGTTGCTGAAGACTACTTGTATGAGCTCATTGATCGTAGCTTGGTTCAAGCATCGCGAGTGGACTTTAATGGAGATGTGAAGGCATGTCGCATCCATGATCTTCTTCGAGATCTTTGCATCTCTGAGGGCAAAGAGCACAAGATTTTTGAAGTTTGCTCAGATGTTAACACTTTGGATAGATCAAAACCACGCAGGCTCTCTATCCAATGCCCCATGCATCGCTATGCTTCTTCAAGCAATGATGACCATTCATGTGTCCGCTCTTTGTTTCACTTTGGCCCAAGAGGGTATTGTGATTTTACCCCCGGTGAGCAGAAATGGCTCTTCAAATCGTTCAAACTGGTTCGGGTATTAGATCTTGGGTACAACTATTTCAGCAAAGTCCCTTCCAACTTGGGCTTATTTATCCATTTAAGGTATCTAAGAATATACATAATGACAGCAATAAGTCCTCAACACATTGCAGATTCTATATGTAAACTTGAAAACTTACAAACTTTGGACATAGGTGGGGTGCCGATTCCAATAGTATTTCCTAAGGGAGTATGGAACCTTAAACAACTTAGGCATTTGAATACAGCAGGATGGGTCCTCCTAGAAGACCACTATGGTTCAAAAGCACATGATCAAGTTATGTTGAATCTTCAAACCATCTCTTTCATTGCATTCACTGAACAGATTGCAGACATGTTAAAGAAAGGAAGGTTTCCCAATCTACGAAAGTTGGGTTTGAACATCTTGCCGTTCCTCAGAGACGACATGCATGAGATGTTATCAAGCCTACAACAATTAACTCATCTGAACAAGTTACGACTCTTCTTTGACAGGGAACGGCAGATCGGTTGCAAGCCAATTGATTTGTCACAGAGCCTGCAGCACTTGTCGAATCTGAGCACTTTAAAAGTTGATGAAGCTTTTAACCTTGCAACGTTTGATATTGCATTTCCACCATGCATTACAAAATTAACGTTGACAGGCATTAGCATCAGGAATGATGATGGGATGAATGCCATTGGTAATCTTACTACACTCCGACTTTTGAGATTGTATGGAACAGGTAAATTTGATGATTCCTTTGAGATTAATTGCACTGCAAACAGTTTCCCACAGCTCCAGGTTTTTGAGATGGAGAAGCTGAATGTTGACAACTGGAAATTAGGCAATGGTGCAATGCCATGCCTTCAAACTCTGCTTATCAAATGCTGTGAAAGATTGGACGATCTCCCAGACGAACTGTGGTCTTTGACTTCCCTGAGACAAGTAAAAGTTGTGGAACCCTCCCAAGCATTGTCTCTTGCCGTAGCAAATTTGgaaatgaaggatggatgtgagctCATAATAACAGAGGGGTATCAATATAGATTTCGAGTTTGA